Below is a genomic region from Candidatus Binataceae bacterium.
TCACGCCTTCGTTTGCCCAAGCGCACGATATTCGGCTTCGAGTATGCCCATTACGATGGTGTCGTGATATTTGCGACCGAAGAAGCGTTGCTCGCGTAGAGCCCCTTCGCGCTTGAAGCCGCACCGCTCGTATGACGCGATCGCATGCGCATTGAAATCATAAACGTGTAGCCATAGACGGTGCAGGTTCAGCTTGTCGAAAGCGAGCCTCATGAGCACCAGCATCGCATCGGTGCCGTAGCCGCGGCCCCAGTACTGTTTGTCGCCGATCATTATGCCGAGAGCGGAATGGCGGT
It encodes:
- a CDS encoding GNAT family protein — protein: MDGKLVRLRGYEMSDLDAVIKWINDEEVTQFLGSGMLSYPVSSIAEREFIEKFGLSESSTEKTFAIETLADGRFIGALGLHGIDWINRHSALGIMIGDKQYWGRGYGTDAMLVLMRLAFDKLNLHRLWLHVYDFNAHAIASYERCGFKREGALREQRFFGRKYHDTIVMGILEAEYRALGQTKA